A genome region from Candidatus Rokuibacteriota bacterium includes the following:
- a CDS encoding ABC transporter ATP-binding protein, producing MQVVVCNLTKRYPGTVAAADVSFEVPKGKLLTLLGPSGSGKTTTLMMIAGFVTPDRGRIEVAGREVTSLPPNKRDLGVVFQSYAVFPHKTVFENVAFPLGIRKVPRAEIVRRVTRMLELVKLGDFGDRGVGTLSGGQKQRVALARALVFEPPVLLMDEPLGALDKKLREHMQVEIKSLQESLGVTAIYVTHDQAEALSLSDTIAVMNEGRLVQLGTPAELYEEPASRFVADFLGGVNLFAASDAAEAGDGFVATLAGGVRAPCHFPGKSAGAPPGSRRWLGIRPERVRLCADGAAGVLFAARVVKRVYLGEAMQYEVRPHAGTTLIAKLPLAGAPRVWEIGATVGVTWTPRDAWLLE from the coding sequence ATGCAGGTCGTCGTCTGCAACCTGACGAAGCGATACCCGGGCACCGTGGCCGCCGCCGACGTGTCGTTCGAGGTGCCCAAGGGGAAGCTGCTCACGCTGCTGGGGCCGAGCGGGTCCGGCAAGACGACCACGCTCATGATGATCGCGGGCTTCGTTACCCCCGACCGTGGGCGCATCGAGGTCGCCGGGCGGGAGGTGACGTCGCTGCCGCCCAACAAGCGCGACCTCGGCGTCGTCTTCCAGTCCTACGCGGTCTTCCCGCACAAGACCGTCTTCGAGAACGTCGCCTTCCCGCTCGGGATCCGGAAGGTGCCGCGCGCCGAGATCGTCCGCCGTGTGACCCGGATGCTCGAGCTCGTGAAGCTCGGCGACTTCGGAGACCGCGGCGTCGGGACGCTGTCCGGCGGGCAGAAGCAGCGGGTCGCGCTCGCGCGGGCGCTCGTCTTCGAGCCGCCGGTGCTCCTGATGGACGAGCCGCTCGGCGCGCTCGACAAGAAGCTGCGCGAGCACATGCAGGTCGAGATCAAGAGCCTCCAGGAGTCGCTCGGCGTGACGGCGATCTACGTCACGCACGACCAGGCCGAGGCGCTGTCGCTGTCCGACACGATCGCGGTGATGAACGAGGGCCGTCTCGTGCAGCTCGGCACGCCGGCCGAGCTGTACGAGGAGCCCGCGAGCCGCTTCGTCGCCGACTTCCTGGGCGGCGTCAACCTGTTCGCGGCGAGCGATGCGGCGGAGGCCGGCGACGGCTTCGTCGCGACCCTCGCCGGCGGTGTTCGCGCGCCGTGCCACTTCCCGGGGAAGAGCGCCGGGGCGCCGCCCGGGTCGCGGCGGTGGCTCGGCATCCGCCCGGAGCGCGTCCGTCTCTGCGCCGACGGGGCGGCAGGCGTTCTCTTCGCGGCGAGGGTCGTGAAGCGCGTGTATCTCGGTGAGGCGATGCAGTACGAGGTCCGGCCGCATGCAGGCACGACGCTGATCGCGAAGCTGCCCCTGGCCGGGGCGCCTCGCGTGTGGGAGATCGGCGCGACCGTCGGCGTGACGTGGACCCCGCGCGACGCGTGGCTGCTGGAGTGA